The following proteins are encoded in a genomic region of Ornithinibacillus sp. 4-3:
- a CDS encoding TerC family protein yields the protein METLWLEYGWTLIILIGLEGILSADNALVMAVIAKHLPPEQKKRAITYGILGAFIFRFAALFAISFLVNVWQVQAIGAAYLIYLGTRHIIGQYFGKKQEEENLKDQKGKGFWPTVIRIGIADLAFAIDSILAAVTLAITLPATGLPHIGGMDGAQFVIVVIGGIAGLVLIRYAANWFIVLLDKRPGLETTAYLIVAWVGVKLAVVTLAHPKLLIIDEHFPHSALWKIFFWSTLIAIAVFGWILSGRKAKQRQQ from the coding sequence ATGGAAACATTGTGGTTAGAGTATGGATGGACATTAATCATACTAATTGGTCTTGAGGGAATATTATCTGCGGATAACGCGCTTGTAATGGCTGTAATCGCAAAGCACTTACCACCCGAACAAAAGAAACGAGCAATTACTTATGGGATTTTAGGAGCGTTTATTTTCCGTTTTGCGGCACTATTTGCGATCTCATTTTTGGTGAATGTTTGGCAAGTACAAGCTATTGGAGCTGCATACCTTATATATTTAGGAACAAGACATATTATTGGTCAATACTTTGGTAAGAAGCAGGAAGAAGAAAATCTCAAGGATCAAAAAGGAAAAGGGTTTTGGCCAACAGTAATTAGAATTGGTATAGCTGATTTAGCATTTGCAATTGATTCTATTTTAGCTGCAGTAACACTGGCAATTACTTTACCAGCAACAGGTTTACCACATATAGGCGGTATGGATGGTGCTCAGTTTGTGATTGTTGTAATTGGAGGAATTGCGGGACTTGTGTTAATCCGCTATGCTGCCAACTGGTTTATCGTATTGCTTGATAAGCGCCCTGGATTGGAAACAACTGCGTACCTAATTGTAGCTTGGGTAGGAGTGAAATTAGCTGTTGTTACATTAGCTCATCCAAAGCTATTGATAATTGACGAGCACTTTCCACATAGTGCATTATGGAAAATATTCTTCTGGAGTACTTTAATAGCTATTGCAGTATTTGGCTGGATTTTATCTGGAAGAAAAGCAAAGCAAAGACAACAATAG
- a CDS encoding acyl-CoA thioesterase: MEAKPCLYSLTVKTGYVLPPDTNTLGTLFGGKLMSYIDDVAAIAAAKHSRRMAVTASTDSVDFLHPVFEGDSICIEAFVTWTHTTSMEVFSKAVTENLRTGERKVCATAFMTFVAVDDNGKPVPVPPVYPETEQEEQLHRGGQERANYRLERRKRSKEMAKTFGTAYPWNREN; this comes from the coding sequence ATGGAAGCAAAACCTTGTTTGTACTCATTGACAGTGAAAACTGGCTATGTGTTACCACCAGATACCAATACGTTAGGGACTTTATTTGGTGGAAAGTTGATGTCTTATATTGATGATGTCGCTGCTATTGCTGCAGCAAAACATTCACGCAGAATGGCAGTAACAGCATCTACAGATTCGGTTGATTTCCTTCATCCCGTATTTGAAGGAGATTCAATTTGTATAGAGGCGTTTGTGACATGGACACATACTACTTCAATGGAGGTTTTCTCAAAAGCAGTAACCGAAAATTTGCGAACAGGAGAGCGAAAGGTTTGTGCAACAGCATTTATGACTTTTGTTGCAGTAGATGACAATGGAAAACCAGTACCAGTTCCTCCTGTTTATCCTGAAACGGAGCAAGAAGAACAGCTACATCGGGGTGGGCAAGAACGAGCAAATTATCGATTAGAGAGAAGAAAGCGTTCGAAGGAAATGGCTAAAACTTTTGGAACAGCATATCCTTGGAATAGAGAAAACTGA